In one window of Gadus chalcogrammus isolate NIFS_2021 chromosome 12, NIFS_Gcha_1.0, whole genome shotgun sequence DNA:
- the ankmy1 gene encoding ankyrin repeat and MYND domain-containing protein 1 encodes MLSQCGGGEPLDQGRPWLTKWTSPMWGDMRQGHGVQEWPDGSRYEGEYLNGLRHGPGRFTWRNGECYEGAFYRDYRHGEGVYSWPSGHKFTGKFYLNKKDGFGRKEFPDGSSFQGLYHAHQKFGPGVLTHPDGRQDVGLWRGEHLVRLCTSLEGGFSLSSFPEYAAYMGPPPAAAIDPLAMPFLLSTATKPVSKDPSDTPLADRLSEESLARPPGLEYYSADGDHLPLPPSFRRELDRSFFGALWEPDTEPAPAPSLPWQLRMQAHVRRHRLETVRVCWDVRSVLSLSRSPFGPKGPLELSSELLIQKAGEGDRHEVNRILRTRRVSPDVSDARGHTALTAATVNCHDAVIHLLLDTGADVDHLNCEGMNALAVCHVLYYPFQSLHTTLAEKAIPPTLSTAEPEASLPPPPVDSPPRPPSPPRADPEINEQHGDSDSSTPEDSQQGSLPESEGGEEVPGQLRSLQVLDGHIPLGSVVWRGGGARATRGVALAAGVKRFLDEADRPVFNSAQSLESFFIPVTEEGMQHTAEALSRIGVPPRTHSHETLRRMAAMKTEHRARWSTLSLLLQRGSDPNASRLPMPVLFLAIKAAHVEAVRALLQRGAQTDRPLPAEWKGLYPLHVAAGLSGPEGPSITELLLHAMADADAQALDQEDVYHLDKTRTETQTALGNKTLAPPSWGPDPEDGFPGAPPEGGRTALHLACQRDTDHSNASEVVSLLLSRRARTHLLWSGHSPLSLAIASGNDMAVELLLKGGADPNLPLGRGVGSALCALTNIDYDSTGHPHDRAKMLDMLDKAGADIRMPVLVGEGQKRAFGTAVDYAHYTFNQDQRIAHTSYHALSQRERAVHEARGQLLRLMAALLRQSAGRGGAGERTPPPCSANNKEKFVYKGGGANTPQGRGPRATVAKETGRPESPVSDRETENGGPADRAESKASWQSRTRADARERRTRTPLGSCYQCGRSAFVTLTPCSRCHQVLYCSGSCKLKAWDQRHRGECIRLPVSPSSPPQRERVKASRTPGPLKVSEKVADRPLKRPEKVPEVHIDPSENYSFI; translated from the exons ATGCTGTCCCAGTGCGGTGGCGGTGAACCCCTCGACCAGGGCAGACCCTGGTTGACGAAGTGGACCAGTCCGATGTGGGGCGACATGAGGCAGGGCCACGGGGTGCAGGAGTGGCCCGACGGATCCAGGTATGAAGGGGAGTACCTGAACGGTCTGAGACACGGCCCGGGCCGGTTCACCTGGAGGAACGGAGAG tgTTATGAGGGTGCGTTTTATAGAGACTACCGCCATGGTGAAGGGGTTTACAGCTGGCCCTCAGGCCACAAGTTTACTGGCAAGTTCTACCTCAACAAGAAGGATGGATTTGGAAGGAAGGAGTTCCCTGATGGATCCAGCTTTCAG ggcCTGTACCATGCTCACCAGAAGTTTGGCCCAGGTGTGTTAACTCACCCTGACGGCCGTCAGGATGTGGGTCTGTGGCGTGGGGAGCACCTGGTCAGGCTCTGTACCTCCCTGGAAGGGGGCTTCAGCCTAAGCAGCTTTCCAGAGTATGCTGCCTACATGggccctcctcctgctgctgctatAGACCCCCTGGCCATG CCTTTTCTTTTGTCTACTGCTACAAAGCCAGTCTCCAAG gacccctcGGACACCCCCCTCGCTGACCGGCTGTCCGAGGAGAGCCTGGCCCGCCCCCCCGGCCTGGAGTACTACTCCGCTGACGGGGACCACCTGCCGCTGCCCCCCAGCTTCCGGAGGGAGCTTGACCGCAGCTTCTTCGGCGCGCTGTGGGAGCCGGACACGGAGCCAGCGCCCGCCCCCAGCCTGCCCTGGCAGCTCCGCATGCAGGCCCACGTCCGCAGACACag GCTAGAGACAGTGCGGGTGTGTTGGGACGTGAGGtccgtcctgtctctctcccggaGCCCGTTTGGCCCTAAGGGCCCGTTGGAGCTCAGCTCAGAGCTGCTGATCCAGAAGGCCGGCGAGGGCGACCGCCACGAGGTCAACCGGATCCTTCGAACCCGACGGGTCAGCCCCGACGTCAGCGATGCCCGCGGCCATACTGCCCTCACGGCTGCTACG GTTAACTGCCACGATGCGGTCATCCACCTGCTGCTCGATACGGGCGCTGACGTCGATCACCTGAACTGCGAGGGCATGAACGCACTCGCCGTGTGCCACGTCCTCTACTACCCCTTTCAGTCCCTTCACACCACCCTGGCCGAGAAGGCAATACCCCCGACCCTGTCGACCGCAGAACCG GAGGCATCGCTTCCACCGCCACCAGTCGAcagcccccctcgcccccccagcccccccagggCTGACCCGGAGATCAACGAGCAGCACGGAGACTCAGACAGCAGCACCCCTGAGGACAGCCAGCAGGGGAGCCTCCCGGagtcagaggggggagaggaggtcccGGGCCAGCTCCGCTCTCTCCAAGTGCTGGACGGCCACATCCCGTTGGGCAGTGTCGTCTGGcgagggggtggagccagggCTACCAGAGGAGTGGCGTTGGCAGCAGGTGTTAAG CGGTTCTTGGACGAAGCGGACCGTCCGGTCTTTAACTCGGCGCAGTCCCTGGAGAGCTTCTTCATCCCGGTGACCGAGGAAGGGATGCAGCACACGGCCGAAGCGCTGAGCCGCATCGGAGTCCCCCCTCGAACCCACAGCCACGAGACCCTCCGCAGGATGGCCGCCATGAAGACGGA gcACCGCGCTCGCTGGAGCACCCTGAGCCTGCTGCTGCAGAGGGGGTCCGACCCCAACGCCTCCAGGCTGCCCATGCCCGTTCTGTTCCTCGCCATCAAGGCGGCGCACGTAGAGGCGGTCCGGGCTCTGCTGCAGCGTGGAGCGCAGACCGACAGGCCCCTCCCCGCTGAG TGGAAGGGCCTATATCCCCTTCACGTCGCTGCAGGCTTGTCGGGCCCTGAGGGCCCCAGCATAACAGAGCTGCTCCTGCACGCCATGGCTGACGCTGATGCCCAGGCACTAGACCAGGAGGACGTCTATCATCTGGATAAG ACCAGGACCGAGACACAAACGGCTCTCGGGAACAAGACCCTGGCCCCCCCATCCTGGGGCCCCGACCCCGAGGACGGCTTCCCCGGGGCCCCCCCAGAAGGGGGTCGGACCGCCCTGCACCTGGCCTGCCAGAGGGACACCGACCACAGC aatgcCAGCGAGGTGGTGTCGCTGCTGCTCTCCCGGAGGGCCAGAACTCACCTCCTGTGGAGTGGCCACTCCCCGCTCTCCCTGGCCATCGCTAGCGGCAACGACATG GCAGTGGAGTTGTTGTTGAAGGGGGGGGCAGACCCTAATCTTCCCCTGGGCCGAGGCGTGGGCAGTGCGCTGTGTGCCCTCACCAACATCGACTACGACTCCACTGGACACCCCCACGACAGGGCTAAGATG TTGGATATGTTAGACAAGGCGGGGGCAGACATCAGGATGCCCGTGTTGGTCGGGGAAGGCCAGAAGAGAGCCTTCGGGACAGCTGTCGACTACGCTCACTATACCTTCAACCAg GACCAGCGTATCGCCCACACCTCCTACCACGCCCTGAGCCAGCGGGAGAGGGCCGTCCACGAGGCCCGCGGCCAGCTGCTGAGGCTGATGGCCGCCCTGCTGAGGCAGAGCGCCGGGcgcgggggggccggggagcgCACCCCGCCTCCTTGCA GTGCCAacaacaaagagaagtttgtgTATAAAGGGGGAGGAGCCAATACGCCACAGGGGCGTGGCCCCAGGGCGACCGTTGCCAAGGAGACAGGCAGACCTGAGTCTCCGGTGTCCGACCGTGAAACAGAAAA TGGTGGACCCGCTGACCGAGCCGAGAGCAAGGCATCGTGGCAGAGCAGAACGAGGGCCGACGCCAGAGAGCGGAGGACCAG GACGCCTCTGGGCTCGTGCTACCAGTGCGGCCGCTCGGCGTTCGTGACCCTGACGCCGTGCAGCCGCTGCCACCAGGTGCTGTACTGCTCCGGGAGCTGCAAGCTGAAGGCCTGGGATCAGCGGCACCGGGGGGAGTGCATCCGACTGCCAG
- the LOC130392827 gene encoding syntaxin-binding protein 3-like: MTSDSEDATQEGRVKMASGSEHGLKRIVWQKLKDTIIADCRKADIWKILILDPFTTKLVSSCCKMSDLMAEGITIVEDLYKSREPVPEMKAIYFMSPTSKCVDAFIADFKLKPKYKAAYVYFTDYCPDDLFNNMKLYCAKYIRVVKEINMSFLPYEAQVFTCDNPGAFRSIYSPHSQSGQRKTHLGDQCKTEIVNLCPHWEKTRKGSDNKKESNMENTKALAELVDNKLAAHYELEEPGKKKEKTQAQVLIVERGFDPVSPILHELTYQAMAYDLIDIQNETYKAPLLSFIAGLPVVQVQVLKTDPEKGGLGLNEDAPRLALGVLFDPSSGPCCPFLAAPTTAAHDKIRAVLLYIFSLSGTTEENLNKLIQNVKIEHDREFILNWKELGVNIISAPSLFSRKPSRRERPEETYNLSRWTPVIKDVMEDAVENKLDTKEWPHQSECPAAWNGSGAVSARQKQKTSTLDDRRGGARLIVFVIGGVCYSETRCAYQVSQAVKSCQVIIGSSHILTPTALLEDIKALSKGPMETFTICENHA; encoded by the exons ATGACGTCAGACTCGGAGGACGCTACACAGGAAGGGAGAGTCAAGATGGCGTCTGGTTCAGAGCACGGACTAAAGAGAATAGTTTGGCAAA AACTAAAGGATACTATCATTGCTGATTGCAGAAAGGCCGATATATGGAAG ATTCTGATTCTGGACCCCTTCACCACCAAACTGGTGTCGTCATGTTGCAAAATGTCAGACCTAATGGCGGAGGGAATAACAA TTGTAGAGGATCTGTACAAAAGCAGAGAGCCCGTTCCAGAAATGAAGGCCATCTACTTTATGTCACCAACCTCAAAG TGCGTGGATGCATTTATTGCAGATTTCAAGCTGAAGCCCAAGTATAAAGCGGCATATGTATATTTCACTGACT ATTGCCCTGATGATCTCTTCAACAACATGAAGCTGTACTGTGCTAAGTACATTCGTGTGGTGAAAGAAATCAACATGTCCTTTCTGCCCTACGAAGCTCAA GTGTTCACTTGTGACAATCCTGGGGCTTTCCGGAGTATCTACAGTCCCCACAGTCAGTCAGGACAAAGGAAGACCCACCTGGGAGACCAGTGCAAGACAGAAATCGTCAATCTGTGCCCACACTGGGAGAAGACCCGGAAGGGTTCCGATAATAAGAA gGAAAGCAACATGGAGAACACTAAGGCCTTGGCAGAGTTAGTGGACAACAAGCTGGCCGCGCACTATGAGCTGGAGGAACCTGGCAAGAAGAAG GAGAAGACCCAAGCCCAGGTGCTGATAGTGGAGCGAGGCTTCGACCCAGTCAGTCCCATCCTCCACGAGCTCACCTACCAGGCCATGGCCTACGATCTCATTGACATTCAAAATGAGACCTACAAG GCACCGCTGCTGTCCTTCATTGCAGGTCTTCCCGTCGTCCAGGTACAAGTCCTAAAGACGGATCCGGAGAAAGGAGGCCTCGGCTTGAACGAGGAC GCACCCCGTTTGGCCCTAGGGGTCCTGTTTGATCCGAGCTCAG GACCCTGCTGCCCGTTCCTGGCTGCTCCAACCACAGCAGCGCACGATAAGATCCGGGCCGTGCTGCTCTACATCTTCAGCCTCAGCG GAACAACAGAAGAGAACCTGAACAAACTCATCCAGAATGTGAAGATAGAGCATGACAGGGAGTTCATCTTGAACTGGAAGGAGCTGGGGGTCAACATCATCTCGGCG CCAAGTTTGTTCTCGCGTAAGCCGAGCCGTCGCGAGCGCCCAGAGGAGACGTACAACCTTTCGCGGTGGACCCCCGTCATCAAGGACGTGATGGAG GACGCTGTAGAGAACAAGCTGGACACCAAAGAATGGCCACACCAGTCAGAGTGTCCTGCCGCCTGGAATGGATCTGGCGCAGTCAG CGCCCGTCAGAAGCAGAAGACCAGCACCCTGGACGACAGGCGAGGCGGGGCGCGCCTCATCGTCTTCGTCATCGGCGGCGTGTGCTACTCGGAGACCCGCTGTGCCTACCAGGTCAGCCAGGCGGTCAAGTCCTGCCAGGTCATCATCG gctcctcccacatccTGACCCCCACCGCCCTGCTGGAGGACATCAAGGCCCTCAGCAAGGGGCCCATGGAGACCTTCACCATCTGTGAGAACCACGCCTGA